ttaGTTTTTAAGTAAAATTTCGAAATGTCATTATGGTCGATGTAGAAATCTCCTCGTGTCAAATGCTTCCTTCTCATgtattttctaatttttctcAAGCGAGGAATATCCTCATACGGATACACATAATGATATTTATTTAAGAATAATTTCAAGTACTTGCATTTGTCTATCCTTTCATCAAAATCTGGAGTGGTGATGACATTTAAAATATCGATAACTTCACTTACATCCACCGAATCGTAGTTAAAATTTAGTCCttggacaatttttttacatttttcttgtaCCATTCGTAAGGCCTTCTTTTCGATATCATTACCGGGGCAATTTGTGTAGTCGCTATATTGGAGTATTTCTAAATcgtgttttatttttataatgtcTGTGTCTATATTTGTTGGCCTAAATTTATACGTGTCATGATTTTCTGCCttgtaaaattttaagcTGTTGCACACTTCGGTGGTTGcattttggatttttttcaaGTGGACGCGCTCGCTGTCCATGTCTTTCCTGGACAAGAATAGGAGGTCGTTGTATTCATCGTTGTAGTGGATGGGAGGCGGTTTCCTCTCCTTTTGGGTGCCCACTTTTTTGTTCCGTTCGTCCTCTGGGTTGTCCTTGCTAGGTTCACCCGTTGGGCAATCCTCTGTGTAATCCTCTCCATTTTGGCTATCCAATTCGCATGACCTGTATTTCTCGAAAATGCCCCTTTCGTCGCGCAGGAACCCTTGGATCAGCACATCCAAGGATTTAATCTTCACCCTTTTCCTATGATCCTCTGTCGTACTGcgattttttaataaataaaacaggTCTTCTTCCTTTGAGTTAAAAACCGCTTTGGCATCATGTGCGCTATGTCGTGCGGGCACCATAATTTGGATTTGACCTTTTCTACGTCACGAAGTTGTTATTCGCAAGAGGTGTATAATTTTGTTTCCTTGTGCTGTGGGTAAAAATTGTTACTTTTCCGTTTAGGAAGTTTAGAGGTGAAGAGACCATGtgcaccttttctttttttttttttttttcctcatcacACAGGAgtacaaatggaagaaaagacgacaaaaaaaaaaaaaaaaaaaaaaaaaaaaatggacaaacgCACTGACATAGCGTGGATAGAGAATGACAACTTTtatgtttttccctttcgaaGAAAAATAGCATCAGTGCGTGCACTGAACTGGAACAATACTGACCATTCGCATTTTTACAGAAGGTGCAAGAAACGGATGGGTGAAAATACAAcatgtttgtgtgtgtacacCTGAACATATACGCACATTTGTATGCTGCATTTTCCCGCAGGTGTTGCGTTTGAGAAGTGGCaaaattctttttcccaatttcctcgttcatttttgtattatatatctatatatcaTGTTTTTacgttaaaagaaaagaaagcagggcaaaagaaaaaaaaaaaaaaattacatttatttatgaCCCACGTATGGAAACGCAAAAAATAGAGTGTAAAAAGCGTAAGAGGGTTACTTTTTGGTAGCACTTGCGGAGTGTGCAGAGAGTGGGAAAAATCCCCAAGGTATAATAAAGAATACGGACTTAACAGATAAGCAAAAGACAAACTTTACTCCTTCACACGCTTCGCAGTAATGTTCCTACATTTGAAATAAcagctttatttttatggtaTCACAGTTGCATTGAATGAGGGGGTTACTTTAAAAATGACGACTTCTGAAAGGGATGTGTGCTAccaaatttcccttttttcttttttttcctattttgaaAGTCATTCAAAttgcatgtacacataaaaatgaCGCACAATCACTAAAGGAGAAAcaccctttttccttcacgaACTGTTGTACAAACACTCATTGGCTATAATCGAAGAGCCATAAAGTATTCCTTTCGCAAATAGTGGGAACGTCGTAATATGTTACTCTATTACTCATTTGTGGAAAACTTCCGTggggaaaataaacaaataaccttttcctacatttttattttgcaaaaatgttttttccatgcaATTTCAACCGCGGTGAGAGGCATCCACCCGTTTGGATCCTgctttgggggggggaggggggaatgTGTAAACAATAGTGGTAGCTTAGGAGGGGACAATTTTCTCAAAATTAGCTCGTTATGCATTCTTCATGGAGAAGGAGAATTTGATGTGTGTTTGATGGGAAATCGGGAAATCCCTCATCTTAAACTTATGTCTTTGGTGCCCAGAAAAAGGGTCTCACTTGAAAGGAACAGTGGACCCAATTGATTTCACGTCACTCCGTTTCgttcttattattttttttttttttccatcgcgCATTCCCTTTTACAATAACATACGTGAACATAAGTTTCTCACCACATAATGGTGATATGGAGGAATTATGCGAAgtgaacaaattttaaatgaGACCGCTTTGAATTACTTATGCATATTTACGAACCGTAACGCGAGAACTTGTCTTGCAAGTCTACAgatgttatttcttttttgaaagaaaaaaaagaaaaaggataagGCACACAAGGGCgttagtattttttttattagcgAGTTCAGTTTTTCCTGATTCgtaatccttttttattctctcccCAATTTGCCTACATTTGGAGGTACTCTTCTTACAAAATGATCGAAGTACGcacatgcaaaaatattGGCCTCTGGAAACATcggtaaagaaaaagcagaGCGCGAATACGGCCGTAAGCAATCACGAACGGAAGTGCATGCCAAAAATCAGGCACACACATTGCGAAACAATGGAGGAACCTAAATGTAACATTCTGTATGAACATATgaacgaggaaaaaaaaataaagctaATAAATGTAGCAAAGGAAGTGTACCACAACATAAAtaacaataaaataaattcctGGAGATGCGCGACGATAGCATTGCgagacaaaataaaagaaattttcgATTATAATGAAAAGGGGTGGCATATTATTATAGGATATAAGTTTGGCTTCTTCTGTACACACGAAGTGTACAATGCGTTACATTTTAAGCTAGATCACGTggaatttctcattttcaaaCACGGCTAATAGAGGAGAAGCGCACTTGGATGAGTGAGCACCTGTACATCCTATATTCACGTTACACACGGGTATTTACTTGtctgtgtgtacatgtacatgtatgggACCTTAAAATAACTGGTAAGTTTACACGATTTTCAGAaaatgatgttttttttttttttttttttattgcaggTTATATAATTTGCAGGGTGAGGATGTTAATGAGGAGGATTATTTACTTCTCGTGGGTGTACATACATAATTGCGCGTATGTATCCCCCCCTTCATGAAGAAATGCtaataagcaaaaaaataggggaaatttttttaaggggaaCTTCTCTACAATGAGAAGAAcgaatcgaaaaaaaataaaaataaaaaactctTGGTTGTTATGATGTCCTTTTGTCCAGAAAGCGGTGAAGATTTCCCTTTCGCAGTGTGGATAAGTTGGAAGCATTTCCACCGCTTGAAGCCTACACGCTTACACGCATGCACACCTTcatattacattttttttttttttttttttttaacccgtTCATGCACGCATAACCAAAGAAATAATAACGGCATATAAAAGGCGAgggaattccttttttcgaaTTGCTCTTtttgaggaggaagaacttTTTGCCACAAAAGGGTTGTAGGCGTTCTTCAAAAAAGTTGTCCACAAATATATTATGAgaaatgtgcatatgtatgcatgttgCCGCTATGAGAACATGTGCCCtgattttttccaaaaaatacGTGCATATTGTACATGTGCTTAGTGGACTTCTCATATTTCCATCGTGATGCAGAACAAATGACTATTTTGTGAAGATCTATTCTGGTATTAatcgacaaaaaaaaattgaagtcTTCGCCAATTTTGTACGATATGTCAGTCTTATAAAATAGAGTAGAAAATTAAACgtaggaaaaaagaacaaaaaggttATTTTCCACCGGGTGCATTCCGTGCACTGTTTTTGTAAGTAGGAATCTTTGCACACGTCCCCccttccacaaaaaaaaaaaaaaaaaaaaaaaaaaggacctttatttttgcataaaAAGTGCTTAATATATACGTAGCATATTTTGTCTACGTGATTTATGTTATctcataaaaggaaaaaacttttCCTGTATGTATACCCCTttgtggtgaaaaaaaattgcgggTAAATGTTAATATAGGACTTTGTGATAAAATCGGAAAGTCCACAATTcaatgaaattatttttgtgttAGTTTTTACGCCCCTGTGGAcaggctttttttttttttttttttttttttttttgatataaCTTATTtgttaatatatattttgcattGTACACTCTACGTCTGTTGTTctaacgaaaaggaaaaaaggaaaaagatatACAAGAATAAAGTTGGTATTTGCACAACAGtgtgttaaaatttttctacCTTTTTTGCGCCTTCGTTGCTTTGACGAGAAGTGGGCTTATAGGGggtatttaatatatttcatttcCCTCGTTGCATGTGCAGGCCCTTCGAGAATATGTAACTGTATGTACAATTAGTCACgcgttaattattttttttttttttgcgccgTCATAGACTTTCCCTCCATGTGTGGAAATTCCCCATTGGGGCGCTTATTTTGTGGAGCTAAAGGGGGTGAAGCCACTTCGTGTGTCTGTAATTTCACCTATTAGCGGCACTGCAATGAGGAGGGTGTGTCCACGGAGGCACGTGTAGGAAGTTTGATGGGCGATTTCTTGAACCAACTTGTGAATTCctcaagaaggagaagggaaagtGCTGCGAAAGTTAGGTAACCCAATCAGACGAACCTATTTCAGGAGGAACCCCACttccccaaaaaaatggagctgGAGAAGACGCACTTGATAAACTATTTCCTTGAAATATGTCCAACCGTTTTGGACTGCTCCAGGAAGGAGCTACAATCTGTGTTggcgaaaaaggaagaggagaaaataagaagattTATGGCCGATAAGAATGTAAACCTAATCGTGatcgggaaggaaaaaaaagaagacgcGGATAATGAGGGATCGGACAGAAACGGGCACTCAGGAAGTGCCACCCAGGAAGGGGCTGAACAAGAAGAATCAACTGTAA
The Plasmodium knowlesi strain H genome assembly, chromosome: 2 DNA segment above includes these coding regions:
- a CDS encoding dynein light chain, putative; protein product: MEEPKCNILYEHMNEEKKIKLINVAKEVYHNINNNKINSWRCATIALRDKIKEIFDYNEKGWHIIIGYKFGFFCTHEVYNALHFKLDHVEFLIFKHG